One part of the Thermococcus radiotolerans genome encodes these proteins:
- the pdo gene encoding protein disulfide oxidoreductase has translation MGLISDADKKVIKEEFFSKMTNPVKIIGFIGKEHCQYCDQLKQLVQELSELSDKLTYEFHDFDTEEGRKIAEQYRIDRAPAVTITQDGKDMGVRFFGLPAGHEFGAFLEDIVDVSNATTDLMPESKQDLASIDRDVRILVFVTPTCPYCPLAVRMAHKFAIENTNAGKGKILGDMVEAIEYPEWADKYSVMAVPKIVIIVDGEDKVQFEGAYPEKMFMEKLLAALE, from the coding sequence ATGGGACTGATTAGTGATGCGGACAAAAAGGTCATTAAGGAGGAATTCTTCTCCAAGATGACGAACCCGGTCAAGATCATCGGATTTATCGGAAAAGAGCACTGCCAGTACTGCGACCAGCTCAAACAGCTGGTTCAGGAGCTCAGCGAGCTCAGCGACAAGCTCACCTACGAGTTCCACGACTTCGACACCGAGGAGGGCAGGAAGATAGCCGAGCAGTACAGGATCGACCGCGCCCCGGCCGTCACCATAACCCAGGACGGCAAGGATATGGGCGTCAGGTTCTTCGGCCTTCCCGCCGGCCACGAGTTCGGTGCCTTCCTCGAGGACATAGTTGACGTCAGCAACGCGACGACCGACCTCATGCCGGAGAGCAAGCAGGACCTCGCCAGCATTGACAGGGACGTCAGAATACTGGTCTTCGTCACCCCGACCTGCCCGTACTGCCCGCTCGCCGTTAGGATGGCCCACAAGTTCGCCATCGAGAACACCAACGCTGGCAAGGGCAAGATACTCGGCGACATGGTCGAGGCCATCGAGTACCCCGAGTGGGCCGACAAGTACAGCGTCATGGCCGTGCCGAAGATCGTCATCATAGTCGATGGCGAGGACAAGGTC
- the surR gene encoding sulfur metabolism transcriptional regulator SurR: MTEPDIFYILGNKVRRDLLSHLTCTECYFSFLSSKVSVSSTAVAKHLKIMEREGILKSYEREGPFIGPARKYYDIAISKTYVTTVTPNLFWYRGLDLEGAPIEKVKVDLTRIPAEHESLLEMVSSFLELSSELEKILRALQAIESRRDRLMKELKERYLTEIGDMTQLAILHYLLLTGEATVEELSDRLNLKEREVLVKAQELDRFVPLIIKDGTIKIDEDKLKQKLGGVEYAGENKGRG; the protein is encoded by the coding sequence ATGACTGAACCCGACATCTTTTACATACTGGGGAACAAGGTGAGGCGCGATCTGCTCAGCCACCTCACCTGCACGGAATGCTATTTCAGCTTCCTCAGCAGCAAGGTTAGTGTGTCCTCAACAGCGGTAGCCAAGCACCTTAAAATCATGGAGCGCGAGGGCATTCTGAAATCCTACGAAAGGGAGGGGCCGTTCATAGGGCCCGCAAGGAAGTACTACGACATAGCCATCTCAAAGACCTACGTTACCACGGTAACTCCCAACCTCTTCTGGTACCGCGGCCTGGACCTGGAAGGGGCACCCATCGAAAAGGTCAAGGTTGACCTGACCCGCATACCCGCGGAGCACGAGAGCCTTCTGGAGATGGTCAGCTCGTTCCTGGAGCTGAGTTCGGAGCTTGAGAAGATACTCCGCGCACTACAGGCCATCGAGAGCAGGCGCGACAGACTCATGAAGGAGCTGAAGGAGAGGTACCTCACTGAGATAGGCGACATGACCCAGCTGGCCATACTGCACTACCTCCTCCTCACGGGTGAGGCCACCGTCGAGGAGCTGAGCGACAGGCTCAACCTCAAGGAGAGGGAGGTTCTCGTAAAGGCACAGGAGCTGGACAGGTTCGTACCGTTAATAATAAAAGACGGAACCATCAAAATCGACGAGGACAAGCTAAAACAAAAGCTTGGCGGTGTCGAATATGCCGGAGAAAATAAGGGTCGTGGTTAA
- a CDS encoding DUF362 domain-containing protein, protein MPEKIRVVVNEDKCYLCGGCAGVCPTLAINVSPSRWEFFQDKCIYCRICITACPVGALSAEPLEVGE, encoded by the coding sequence ATGCCGGAGAAAATAAGGGTCGTGGTTAACGAGGACAAGTGCTATCTCTGCGGTGGCTGTGCTGGAGTCTGCCCGACGCTTGCAATAAACGTAAGCCCCTCGAGATGGGAGTTCTTCCAGGACAAGTGCATCTACTGCAGGATATGCATTACCGCCTGCCCAGTGGGCGCACTGAGCGCCGAACCCCTGGAGGTGGGAGAGTGA